In Tubulanus polymorphus chromosome 2, tnTubPoly1.2, whole genome shotgun sequence, a single window of DNA contains:
- the LOC141899522 gene encoding uncharacterized protein LOC141899522, whose protein sequence is MTKTRRTATVKKDSVNKAQHSMNPDRTKGAGGNNMRDRTTINRLKMYKNFKPVRDRSGKIIKAAPFQSKLPSGTVARVAPNRKWFGNTRVIGQAALQTFQEEMGKVMKDPYKVVMRQTKLPISLLDQKAKFSRMHILETESFENTFGPKSHRKKPKLKNSDMETLLANAEAAQDNYDVEKDRDIFVDNLGVKDEPREMVFRAGQSKRIWNELYKVIDSADVVIQVLDSRDPMGTRCKQVEQYIKKEKSHKHLVFVLNKCDLVPTWVTQKWVALLSSEYPTLAFHASLTNPFGKGAMIQLLRQFGKLHQDKKQISIGFIGYPNVGKSSIINALRSKKVCKVAPIAGETKVWQYVTLMRRIFLIDCPGVVYPTGETESEIILKGVVRVENVKCPDDYIPEVLRRVRREYILKTYKIESWTDHEDFLEQLCRKSGRLLKGGEPDIKTMAKMVLNDWQRGKIPYYVRPPDSEGYKPQKTGEAVKETSTNTPETVQEGTVAQPHVIQDFAKIKVDVEYSGEDIRDLEPVGEVDENVEQTDEEDDDDDDEIAGESSKINESKVIDITQDEDDEVAFMSESEAVNKEKDFDVSNGSNREVQLVTDQQHSYSGEAINSHETTSCESLKKLQVPSHISQKSSKPKLNHPITDSKTCKKMKTASGAFTVTESNSSSKEQEVKQSKKKANKRHGQEMEDEPPQPKLTSKQKRRIEREERQKKIGHHFYSYANVKNRNYDRKDRKQ, encoded by the exons ATGACGAAAACGCGAAGGACAGCGACTGTAAAAAAAGACAGCGTAAATAAAGCGCAGCACAGCATGAATCCAG ATCGAACGAAGGGCGCTGGTGGGAACAATATGAGGGACAGGACTACAATCAACCGTCTAAAAATGTACAAGAACTTCAAGCCTGTTAG GGACCGTTCTGGAAAAATTATCAAAGCTGCAccatttcaatcaaaacttCCGAGTGGAACTGTAGCTAGAGTAGCTCCTAACAGAAAATGGTTTG GAAATACACGTGTCATTGGCCAAGCTGCATTACAGACATTTCAAGAGGAGATGGGTAAAGTGATGAAAGATCCATATAAAGTAGTCATGAGGCAAACCAAATTACCTATATCCCTTCTGGACCAAAAAGCAAAG TTTTCAAGGATGCACATTCTTGAAACCGAATCATTTGAAAACACTTTTGGACCCAAGTCACACCGGAAAAAACCAAAGCTTAAGAATTCTGATATGGAG ACACTACTCGCTAATGCTGAAGCAGCCCAGGATAATTATGATGTTGAGAAGGATCGAGATATATTTGTCGACAATCTAGGTGTCAAAGATGAACCAAGAGAAATGGTTTTTAGAGCTGGTCAGTCGAAAAGAATTTGGAATGAATTATACAAA GTTATAGACTCGGCAGATGTTGTCATACAAGTGCTAGATTCCAGAGATCCAATGGGAACAAGATGCAAACAAGTTGAACAAtacattaaaaaagaaaagtcTCATAAACATCTAgtatttgtattgaataaGTGTGACCTGGTCCCAACGTGGGTAACGCAAAAATGGGTTGCATTACTTTCCTCAGAATACCCTACATTGGCATTTCACGCTAGTTTGACCAATCCCTTTGGCAAAGGAGCTATGATTCAACTGCTGCGACAATTTGGAAAG CTTCATCAAGATAAAAAACAGATTAGCATCGGCTTTATTGGTTATCCTAATGTCGGAAAAAGCTCAATCATCAATGCGCTTCGCTCGAAAAAGGTCTGTAAGGTGGCGCCCATAGCAGGTGAAACTAAGGTGTGGCAATATGTAACACTTATGAGAAGAATTTTTTTGATCGATTGCCCTGGAGTTGTGTATCCAACTGGTGAAACTGAATCAGAAATCATTCTCAAGGGCGTG GTTCGAgtcgaaaatgtaaaatgtcCTGATGATTATATACCGGAAGTGTTACGGCGAGTTCGTAGAGAATACATTCTTAAAACATACAAAATTGAATCTTGGACCGATCATGAGGATTTCTTAGAACAGCTCTGTCGAAAGTCAGGAAGGTTATTGAAG GGTGGGGAACCTGATATAAAGACAATGGCTAAGATGGTGTTGAATGATTGGCAAAGAGGAAAGATTCCTTACTATGTGAGACCTCCTGATTCTGAG GGCTATAAACCTCAAAAAACTGGTGAAGCAGTTAAGGAGACATCAACAAATACACCTGAAACCGTTCAAGAG GGAACTGTTGCTCAGCCACATGTAATACAGGATTTTGCAAAGATCAAAGTTGATGTTGAATATAGTGGTGAAGATATCCGAGATTTAGAGCCAGTTGGTGAGGTTGATGAGAATGTTGAGCAAACAGATgaggaagatgatgatgatgatgatgaaattgctGGGGAATCATCTAAGATTAATGAATCCAAAGTAATTGATATAACTCaggatgaagatgatgagGTCGCATTTATGAGTGAATCTGAGGCTGTGAATAAAGAAAAAGACTTTGATGTATCCAATGGATCTAATAGAGAAGTACAGTTAGTAACCGATCAGCAGCATAGTTATAGTGGGGAGGCTATAAATAGTCATGAAACTACGAGTTGTGAAAGTCTAAAAAAATTGCAAGTGCCAAGTcacatttcacagaaatcttCAAAACCTAAACTTAATCATCCGATAACCGATTCCAAAACATGCAAGAAAATGAAGACTGCCAGTGGTGCTTTTACAGTAACTGAGTCAA ATTCCTCATCCAAAGAACAAGAAGTGAAACAAAGTAAAAAGAAGGCAAATAAAAGACACggacaagaaatggaagatGAACCCCCACAACCGAAACTTACATCAAAACAG aaaCGAAGAATTGAACGAGAAGAGAGACAGAAAAAGATTGGACATCATTTCTACTCGTATGCTAATGTTAAAAATCGTAATTATGATAGAAAAGATCGAAAGCAATAA